Proteins from one Xiphophorus hellerii strain 12219 chromosome 8, Xiphophorus_hellerii-4.1, whole genome shotgun sequence genomic window:
- the LOC116724456 gene encoding NACHT, LRR and PYD domains-containing protein 5-like, with the protein MDQCEDREEGVPPSKTTLCGKDESQSKGQRIHQRLKPEPEPEPSCVSFKSDRSMEEPLNFKSPGSPPSERVDQQSSEVPSGPSAQQKQTQLRDVFDSIFMLLEDNIVTFVKKELKKIQKVLSADYPEHSESQRDDEGLEGDDEEQRRSSREAVMKITLNFLRRMKQEKLADCLQRHFAPVCQHQLKYVLKKKFQSVFEGIAKAGSPTLLNQIYTELYITEGGTGEVNDEHEVRRIETASRTPHRPETTIRQEDIFKVPPGRDQPIRTVMTKGVAGIGKTVLTQKFTLDWAEDKAHQNIQFIFPFTFRELNVLKEKKFSLVELVHHFFSETKEICSFEHFQVLFIFDGLDESRLPLDFHNKEILTDATESTSVDVLLTNLIRGKLLPSALLWITTRPAAANQIPPQCVGMVTEVRGFNDPQKEEYFRKRFRDEEQANNIISHMKTSRSLHIMCHIPVFCWITATVLEDVLETREGGELPRTITEMYIHFLVVQTKVKKVKYDGGAETDPHWSPESRKMIESLGKLAFDQLQKGNLIIYESDLTECGIDIRAASVYSGVFTQIFKEERGLYQDKVFCFVHLSVQEFLAALHVHVTFINSGSDMMKETQIPKKSSLLNKSDLKSLHHRAVDQALQSPNGHLDLFLRFLLGLSLQTNQSLLQGLLTQTQSSSQTNQETVQYIKEKINENVSAEKSINLFHCLNELNDRSLVEEIQQSLSSGSLSTDKLSPAQWSALGFILVSSGKDLDVFDLKKYSASEEVFLRLLPVVKASNKALLSGCNLSERSCEALSSVLSSQSSSLRELDLSNNNLQDSGVKLLSAGLKSPNCIMETLSLSGCLVSEEGCASLASALTSNPSHLKELDLSYNHPGDSGLKLLSAGLKDPHWRLEALRVEPAGGRFLTPGPWRYSCQLTIDTNTVSRKLKLSEDNRKVTLVKELQSYPDHPDRFDYCPQLLCRTGLTGRCYWEVEWRGYVDISVSYRRIRRNGYSGDCVFGYNDHSWNLSCSDDVGYSVWHNNRETLLSSSSVSNRVAVYVDCPAGILSFYRVSSDSLILLHTFNTTFTEPLIPGFGFWFSSGSSVFLC; encoded by the exons agtggaccagcagagctcagaggttcccagTGGTCCGTCTGcccagcagaaacaaacacagcttcGTGATGTGTTtgactccatatttatg CTACTGGAGGAcaatattgtcacttttgtgaagaaagaactgaagaagatCCAGAAAGTTCTGAGTGCAGATTACCCAGAACAttcagagagtcagagagatgaTGAGGGGTtggaaggtgatgatgaagaacagaggaggagcagcagagaggcagtgatgaagatcacactgaacttcctgaggaggatgaagcaggaaAAGCTGGCTGACTGTCTGCAGA GACATTTTGCTCCAgtttgtcaacatcaacttaaatatgttctgaagaagaagttccagtctgtgtttgaggggattgctaaagcaggaagtccaacgcttctgaaccagatctacacagagctctacatcacagaaggagggactggagaggtcaatgatgaacatgaggtcagacggattgaaacagcatccaggacaccacacagaccagaaacaacaatcagacaagaagacatctttaaagtcccacctggaagagatcaaccaatcagaacagtgatgacaaagggagtggctggcattgggaaaacagtcctaacacagaagttcactctggactgggctgaagacaaagcccaccagaacatccagttcatatttccattcaccttcagagagctgaatgtgctgaaggagaaaaagttcagcttggtggaacttgttcatcacttctttagtgaaaccaaagaaatctgcagctttgaacacttccaggttctgttcatctttgatggcctggatgagagtcgacttcctctggacttccacaacaaggagatcctgactgatgctacagagtccacctcagtggatgttctgctgacaaacctcatcagggggaaactgcttccctctgctctcctctggataaccacacgacctgcagcagccaatcagatccctcctcagtgtgttggcatggtgacagaggtcagagggttcaatgacccacagaaggaggagtacttcaggaagagattcagagatgaggaGCAGGCCAACAATATCATCTCtcacatgaagacatcacgaagcctccacatcatgtgccacatcccagtcttctgctggatcactgctacagttctggaggatgtgttggagaccagagagggaggagagctgcccagaACAATtactgagatgtacatccacttcctggtggttcagaccaaagtgaagaaggtcaagtatgatggaggagctgaaacagatccacactggagtccagagagcaggaagatgattgagtctctgggaaaactggcttttgatcagctgcagaaaggaaacctgatcatctatgaatcagacctgacagagtgtggcatcgatatcagagcagcctcagtgtactcaggagtgttcacacagatctttaaagaggagagaggtctgtaccaggacaaggtgttctgcttcgtccatctgagtgttcaggagtttctggctgctcttcatgttcatgtGACCTTTATCAACTCTGGTTCTGACAtgatgaaagaaacacaaataccTAAGAAATCTTCATTACTTAATAAATCTGACCTAAAATCTCTCCATCACagagctgttgaccaggccttacagagtccaaatggacacctggacttgttcctccgcttcctcctgggactttcactgcagaccaatcagagtctcctacaaggtctgctgacacaaacacaaagtagctcacagaccaatcaggaaacagttcagtacatcaaggagaagatcaatgaaaatgtgtctgcagagaaaagcatcaatctgttccactgtctgaatgaactgaatgatcgttctctagtggaggagatccaacagtctctgagttcaggaagtctctccacagataaactgtctcctgctcagtggtcagctctgggtttcatcttagtgtcatcaggaaaagatctggatgtgtttgacctgaagaaatactctgcttcagaggaggtttttctgaggctgctgccagtggttaaagcctccaacaaagctct actgagtggctgtaacctctcagagagaagctgtgaagctctgtcctcagttctcagctcccagtcctccagtctcagagaactggacctgagtaacaacaacctgcaggattcaggagtgaagcttctctctgctggactgaagagtccaaactgcatcATGGAAACTCTTAG cttatcaggctgtttggtctcagaggaaggctgtgcttctctggcctcagctctgacctccaacccctcccatctgaaagagttggacctgagctacaatcatccaggagactcaggactgaagctgctgtcggctggactgaaggatccacactggagactggaagctctcag ggtggagcctgctggaggCCGATTCTTGACACCAGGTCCATGGAgat attcctgtcaactcaccatcgacacaaacacagtgagcagaaaactcaaactgtctgaagacaacaggaaggtgacacttgtgaaggagcttcagtcatatcctgatcatccagacagatttgattactgtcctcagctgctgtgtagaactggtctgactggtcgctgttactgggaggtcgagTGGAGAGGATATGTTgatatatcagtgagttacagaagaatcaggaggaaTGGATACAGTGGAGACTGTGTGTTTGGATATAATGATCATTCCTGGAATCTGAGCTGCTCTGATGATGTTGGTTACTCTGTCTGGCACAATAACAGAGAAactcttctctcctcctcctctgtctctaacagagtagcagtgtatgtggactgtcctgctggcattctgtccttctacagagtttcctctgactcactgatcctcctccacaccttcaacaccacattcacaGAACCTCTGATTCCGGGATttgggttctggttcagttctggttcctcagtgtttctgtgctga